One window of Pyrus communis chromosome 12, drPyrComm1.1, whole genome shotgun sequence genomic DNA carries:
- the LOC137711607 gene encoding WRKY transcription factor 72B-like produces the protein MEAALGKSNSHGGSESEEKTVVLESSSIADEQEAGHKEEIVLKVGNGRPCQENNEVKSSSPKQKDLSCKQISTTSNIKGSSAEPDHSGASTSPSIKEQDCQLESARAEMGEIREENQRLKKYLDQITEEYQTLQMQLYDIQQKANKSKDIAIPGTNKNYDQDEESELVSLSLGSFSGKPKWNQKNDKNPSTSQGKVENESDGESLSLGLDCKYEAPKSSATTNQVPLANPSPGSSLEEVPKEEAGETWPPRKVLKTERPSGMEDEVAQQSPAKKARVSVRARCDTPTMNDGCQWRKYGQKIAKGNPCPRAYYRCTVAPSCPVRKQVQRCAEDMSILITTYEGNHNHPLPMSATAMASTTSAAASMLLSGSSSSSSGCLNPSATATSTTAAHDLHGYNFYLSDNSKSRFYIPNSSLSSSVPTIILDLTSKPSPTSNSMSHFNKFSSSSSSSHQLYPPTSLNFGSNSESSTDMSWSQNGLLSYGTHLPPYNINNKNQSAPLSSLGIRQQPMQNNIYQNYMQKNINPHPNPPQGVPHQFQPDSIAAATKAITSDPSFQSALAAVLTSIIGSNSTVGTTGITGTLGHINQAGGGDSSISLAQKFKWSDHFPGSTTTTTTSSSSPFLQSQIGNNSSSIGCASSYLNKTTPPNSQPGSLMFLPPSLPFSSAPKSASTSPDDTRDHKSL, from the exons ATGGAGGCTGCTTTGGGAAAGTCTAATAGCCATGGAGGATCAGAAAGTGAAGAGAAGACAGTAGTTCTTGAATCTAGTAGTATTGCAGATGAGCAAGAAGCTGGTCACAAAGAAGAAATTGTTCTCAAA GTTGGAAATGGAAGGCCATGCCAGGAGAATAATGAAGTGAAATCATCTTCACCTAAACAAAAAGATTTGAGTTGCAAGCAG ATATCAACCACAAGTAATATAAAGGGGTCCTCGGCGGAACCTGATCATTCAGGGGCATCTACTTCACCAAGTATAAAGGAACAG GATTGTCAGCTTGAATCTGCAAGAGCCGAAATGGGTGAAATTCGAGAAGAAAACCAAAGGCTGAAGAAGTACTTAGATCAGATAACGGAGGAGTACCAGACACTTCAAATGCAGTTATATGACATTCAACAAAAAGCAAACAAGTCCAAGGACATTGCAATTCCAGGTACTAATAAGAATTATGATCAAGATGAGGAATCCGAGCTTGTGTCACTCAGCCTCGGATCATTTTCTGGCAAACCTAAATGGAAtcaaaagaatgataaaaacCCTAGCACTAGTCAAGGCAAAGTAGAAAATGAGTCAGATGGAGAAAGCTTGTCTTTGGGGCTAGACTGCAAATAtgaagcacctaaatcaagtGCTACAACTAATCAAGTGCCCTTGGCCAATCCAAGCCCTGGAAGCAGCCTTGAAGAAGTGCCCAAGGAAGAAGCTGGTGAGACTTGGCCACCAAGAAAAGTTCTCAAGACAGAGAGACCAAGTGGTATGGAAGATGAAGTTGCGCAACAGAGCCCAGCCAAGAAAGCTAGGGTTTCAGTGAGAGCTAGATGTGACACCCCAACG ATGAATGATGGATGCCAATGGAGGAAATATGggcaaaaaattgcaaaaggaAATCCATGTCCTCGTGCTTACTACCGTTGCACCGTTGCACCTTCGTGTCCAGTAAGAAAACAG GTACAAAGATGTGCAGAGGACATGTCCATCTTAATCACCACCTATGAAGGAAATCACAATCACCCACTTCCAATGTCAGCCACAGCAATGGCTTCCACCACCTCTGCAGCCGCTTCCATGCTATTATCCGGCTCATCATCATCAAGCTCCGGCTGCTTGAACCCATCAGCTACCGCCACCAGTACTACCGCTGCGCACGATCTTCATGGTTATAATTTCTATCTTTCTGATAACTCAAAATCCAGATTCTACATACCCAACTCTTCACTCTCATCTTCTGTCCCAACAATCATCTTAGACCTCACTTCAAAACCTTCACCAACATCCAATTCCATGTCCCATTTCAACAAATTCTCTTCGTCATCAAGTTCTTCCCATCAACTTTACCCTCCCACAAGCCTCAACTTTGGATCAAATTCTGAGTCCAGCACCGACATGTCTTGGAGTCAGAATGGGCTCCTTTCCTATGGGACCCACTTACCTCCATATAATATCAATAACAAGAATCAAAGTGCGCCACTAAGTAGTCTTGGAATCAGGCAGCAGCCCATGCAAAACAACATCTACCAAAATTACATGCAGAAGAATATCAACCCTCACCCTAATCCTCCTCAAGGAGTTCCTCATCAATTTCAACCAGACTCTATTGCAGCTGCCACCAAGGCAATCACATCTGACCCTAGCTTTCAATCCGCCTTAGCCGCCGTGCTCACATCAATCATTGGCAGCAACAGTACTGTTGGGACCACTGGCATTACTGGAACCCTAGGTCATATTAATCAAGCAGGTGGTGGAGACAGTAGTATCAGTTTGGCTCAGAAATTCAAATGGAGTGACCACTTTCCAGGaagtactactactactactacatcttcttcttcaccaTTCCTTCAATCACAGATAGGTAATAACAGTAGTAGTATTGGATGTGCATCAAGCTATTTGAACAAAACAACTCCGCCGAATTCGCAGCCGGGGAGCTTGATGTTTCTGCCACCTTCATTGCCATTTTCAAGTGCCCCCAAGAGTGCATCTACATCTCCTGATGATACTAGAGATCACAAGAGTTTATAG